A region of Methanocorpusculum labreanum Z DNA encodes the following proteins:
- a CDS encoding 50S ribosomal protein L21e, producing MAKHNGIKKRTRYKLQKTLRTRGMPNVTKVIQNFDEGQKVHLVLDSSVQKGQPHPRFHGKTGTIVGKRGRAWLLEIKDGNATKTVIARPQHLTAQKYN from the coding sequence ATGGCAAAGCACAATGGAATTAAAAAACGGACAAGATATAAGTTACAGAAAACCCTGCGTACCCGCGGTATGCCCAACGTGACCAAGGTCATTCAGAACTTCGATGAAGGACAGAAAGTTCACCTTGTCTTAGACTCAAGCGTTCAGAAAGGTCAGCCCCACCCGAGATTCCACGGAAAAACCGGAACGATCGTCGGCAAGAGAGGCAGAGCCTGGCTCCTTGAGATCAAAGACGGCAATGCAACCAAAACCGTCATTGCAAGACCGCAGCACCTCACGGCGCAGAAATATAATTAA
- a CDS encoding RNA polymerase Rpb4 family protein: MKVKKIISEDMMTLPELREELIAIRENRSNGEEGEDTARSISYELRKSIDHADSLSKCSVETAKSLLAILGSMEKTKPEIACRIVNIMPKSRDEIRAIYAKERFTLLPEDLDQILDTLHKFE; the protein is encoded by the coding sequence ATGAAAGTAAAGAAAATTATCAGTGAAGATATGATGACCCTTCCAGAGCTTCGCGAAGAACTTATTGCGATCCGCGAAAATCGTTCCAATGGAGAAGAGGGTGAAGACACCGCCAGGAGCATATCATACGAACTGCGTAAGAGTATTGACCATGCAGACAGTCTCAGTAAATGCAGCGTTGAAACGGCAAAATCCCTCCTTGCTATCCTCGGATCCATGGAGAAGACGAAACCGGAAATCGCCTGCAGGATCGTAAACATCATGCCAAAAAGCCGTGATGAGATCCGGGCAATTTACGCAAAAGAGCGGTTTACTCTTCTTCCCGAAGATTTAGATCAGATTCTTGACACTCTGCATAAATTCGAGTGA
- a CDS encoding DUF655 domain-containing protein, with translation MPPKTERTDKKEVEAIVLDYLQWGYASDRRPLNQRESIILAVGTDQFKLLELIAKKDVAINLHDKVYIGEDERKHVERVKRRLSYDELTPTAKGELEPVVEKIIAESEGRFVEFYNTAVPISLKMHMLNLLPGFGKKTLTDTLEERQKKPFESFEDIRTRVKTLQKPEKFIRERIMLELENPEEKYHLFTSK, from the coding sequence ATGCCGCCAAAAACTGAGAGGACCGATAAGAAGGAAGTTGAAGCTATAGTCCTTGACTATCTCCAGTGGGGATATGCAAGCGACCGGCGTCCTTTGAATCAGCGCGAATCAATTATTCTCGCAGTAGGTACTGACCAGTTCAAACTCCTCGAACTCATCGCAAAGAAAGACGTGGCGATCAATCTGCACGACAAAGTCTACATCGGTGAAGATGAAAGAAAACATGTCGAACGGGTAAAACGCCGGCTATCTTACGATGAACTGACTCCAACTGCAAAAGGTGAACTGGAACCGGTCGTCGAGAAAATCATCGCAGAGTCTGAAGGACGGTTCGTGGAGTTTTACAACACCGCAGTCCCCATCAGCCTCAAGATGCACATGTTAAATCTGCTTCCCGGATTCGGTAAGAAAACACTGACCGACACGCTGGAAGAAAGACAGAAAAAACCGTTTGAAAGTTTCGAAGACATTCGTACCCGGGTGAAGACCCTGCAGAAACCCGAGAAGTTTATCCGCGAACGGATCATGCTTGAACTCGAGAATCCGGAAGAGAAGTATCATCTCTTTACCTCAAAATAA
- the rsmA gene encoding 16S rRNA (adenine(1518)-N(6)/adenine(1519)-N(6))-dimethyltransferase RsmA, which produces MKAPKDQHFLIDTDAVDFIADSIPIQGRTVLEVGPGGGVLTAALLERGANVRAVELDGTLLPNLEQRFEEELSTGQLTITRGDASRVPLPAYDLVIANLPYSISSKITFRLLETGFETAVLMYQWEFAKRMVSPPGDGEYGRLSVMVQTYADVELILKLPPQAFNPPPEVDSAVVKIIPHEPPVKILNRDVHAVLVRELFSHRRKTIQNGLKGMKSIYGEEVMTKLIGSLPNDLLGKRPEMLSIVDFIELANRLTNLL; this is translated from the coding sequence ATGAAAGCGCCAAAGGATCAGCATTTTCTGATTGATACAGACGCCGTGGATTTTATCGCCGATTCGATCCCAATCCAGGGGAGAACAGTGCTTGAAGTCGGACCGGGCGGCGGGGTCTTAACAGCAGCACTTCTCGAGCGGGGGGCAAACGTCAGAGCCGTCGAACTGGACGGAACACTTCTGCCGAACCTTGAACAGCGTTTCGAAGAGGAACTCTCCACCGGTCAGTTGACGATCACCCGCGGCGATGCATCCAGGGTCCCGCTTCCCGCATATGATCTGGTCATTGCAAACCTTCCCTACTCGATCTCCTCGAAGATCACGTTCCGGCTCCTCGAAACCGGATTCGAGACCGCCGTCCTGATGTATCAGTGGGAGTTTGCAAAACGCATGGTTTCCCCACCGGGCGACGGAGAATACGGCAGACTTTCCGTGATGGTTCAGACCTATGCCGATGTCGAACTGATCCTCAAACTCCCGCCGCAGGCATTCAACCCGCCGCCGGAAGTTGATTCAGCGGTCGTAAAAATCATTCCGCATGAACCGCCGGTGAAAATTCTCAACCGGGACGTACATGCAGTCCTCGTTCGCGAACTCTTTTCCCATAGGAGAAAGACGATCCAAAACGGACTTAAAGGGATGAAAAGCATCTACGGCGAAGAGGTCATGACGAAGCTCATCGGCAGTCTCCCAAACGATCTGCTCGGCAAACGCC